A single genomic interval of Haloplanus sp. GDY1 harbors:
- a CDS encoding AbrB/MazE/SpoVT family DNA-binding domain-containing protein: MSKGERRKIGERGQVTIPKELRERFGIKGGDDVVIHEEAGKLVIERPVTREELAEGYRQRAQRTSELADELEGVSTEANDHLGDAPEW; encoded by the coding sequence ATGAGTAAGGGCGAACGCCGGAAGATCGGGGAGCGAGGCCAAGTGACGATTCCCAAAGAGCTCCGAGAACGGTTCGGAATTAAGGGAGGAGATGACGTCGTGATCCACGAAGAGGCGGGGAAGCTCGTTATCGAACGACCGGTCACTCGTGAGGAGTTGGCTGAGGGGTACCGTCAGCGTGCCCAACGAACCAGCGAGCTCGCTGACGAACTGGAGGGCGTCTCGACGGAGGCTAATGACCACCTAGGCGATGCCCCAGAGTGGTAG